A window of the Chanodichthys erythropterus isolate Z2021 chromosome 21, ASM2448905v1, whole genome shotgun sequence genome harbors these coding sequences:
- the LOC137010632 gene encoding transcription activator BRG1 isoform X3 produces the protein MLVRRGSCDLWPRSETSLMSSCHLIQIRWKYMIVDEGHRMKNHHCKLTQVLNTHYLAPRRVLLTGTPLQNKLPELWALLNFLLPTIFKSCSTFEQWFNAPFAMTGEKVDLNEEETILIIRRLHKVLRPFLLRRLKKEVEAQLPEKVEYVIKCDMSALQRVLYRHMQAKGVLLTDGSEKDKKGKGGTKTLMNTIMQLRKICNHPYMFQQIEESFSEHLGFSGGIVQGADLYRASGKFEVLDRILPKLRASNHKVLLFCQMTSLMTIMEDYFAYRNFKYLRLDGTTKAEDRGMLLKTFNDPASQYFIFLLSTRAGGLGLNLQSADTVIIFDSDWNPHQDLQAQDRAHRIGQQNEVRVLRLCTVNSVEEKILAAAKYKLNVDQKVIQAGMFDQKSSSHERRAFLQAILEHEEQDEVRSITLPAYSRRQTEEDEVPDDETVNQMIARSEDEFDQFMRMDLDRRREEARNPKRKPRLMEEDELPTWIMKDDAEVERLTCEEEEEKMFGRGSRQRKEVDYSDSLTEKQWLKAIEDGTLEEIEEEVRHKKTARKRRRDRDPDAIPSTSGARGGRDRDDDSKRQKKRGRPPSEKLSPNPPSLTKKMKKIVDAVIKYKENNGRQLSEVFIQLPSRKELPEYYELIRKPVDFRKIKERIRSHRYRSLNDLERDVMLLCQNAQTFNLEGSLIYEDSIVLQSVFTSLRQKIEREEESDGEESEEDEEDEGSDSETRSVKVKIKLSRKDRSAERGRGRRRTARTRAKPVVSDDDTDEEQEEDRSNSASEEEQG, from the exons ATGCTTGTGCGCCGCGGTTCATGTGACCTTTGGCCTCGATCAGAGACATCGCTGATGAGCTCATGTCACCTGATACAGATTCGCTGGAAGTACATGATAGTGGACGAAGGTCATCGGATGAAGAACCATCACTGTAAGCTGACGCAGGTGTTGAACACGCATTATCTGGCACCGCGGCGGGTGCTGCTGACCGGGACACCGCTGCAGAACAAGCTCCCGGAGCTCTGGGCGCTGCTCAACTTCCTGCTGCCCACCATCTTCAAGAGCTGCAGCACATTCGAGCAGTGGTTCAATGCTCCCTTCGCCATGACCGGAGAGAAG GTGGATTTGAATGAGGAGGAGACCATCCTGATCATTCGTCGCCTACATAAGGTGCTCCGCCCCTTCCTGTTGCGCAGGCTGAAGAAGGAAGTCGAGGCGCAGCTGCCTGAGAAG GTGGAATATGTGATAAAGTGTGACATGTCGGCCCTTCAGAGGGTTCTGTACCGACACATGCAGGCCAAAGGAGTGCTGCTAACCGACGGCTCCGAGAAGGACAAGAAG GGTAAAGGCGGCACTAAGACTTTAATGAACACCATTATGCAACTGAGGAAGATCTGTAATCACCCCTACATGTTCCAGCAAATCGAG GAGTCATTTTCTGAGCATCTGGGTTTCTCGGGCGGTATAGTTCAAGG GGCTGACCTGTACCGAGCCTCAGGAAAATTTGAGGTGCTGGATCGTATTTTGCCCAAATTACGGGCGAGCAATCACAAAGTGCTGCTCTTCTGCCAAATGACCTCATTGATGACCATAATGGAGGATTATTTCGCTTACCGCAACTTCAAATATCTTCGTTTGGATG GCACAACCAAAGCAGAGGATCGTGGGATGCTGCTAAAGACCTTCAATGATCCGGCCTCTCAGTACTTTATATTCCTGTTGAGCACCAGGGCAGGTGGACTGGGCCTCAATCTACAGAGCGCCGATACCGTCATCATATTTGACAGTGACTGGAACCCTCATCAG GACCTCCAGGCGCAGGATCGAGCCCACCGAATCGGACAGCAGAATGAGGTGCGGGTTTTGCGTCTCTGTACCGTGAACAGTGTAGAAGAGAAGATCCTGGCAGCTGCTAAATACAAGCTGAATGTCGACCAGAAGGTGATCCAGGCCGGCATGTTTGACCAGAAGTCGTCGAGTCATGAGCGCCGAGCGTTTCTGCAGGCCATTCTGGAACACGAGGAGCAGGACGAGGTCAGGAGTATCACTCTCCCTGCGTATAGTAGGCGACAAACA GAAGAAGACGAGGTGCCGGATGATGAGACCGTAAATCAGATGATCGCCAGGAGTGAAGACGAGTTTGACCAGTTCATG CGTATGGATTTGGATCGACGCCGCGAGGAAGCTCGCAATCCAAAGCGAAAACCCCGTCTCATGGAGGAGGACGAGCTGCCCACGTGGATCATGAAAGATGATGCAGAGGTGGAAAGACTCACCTGTGAGGAAGAAGAAGAGAAGATGTTCGGCCGTGGCTCCCGGCAGAGAAAAGAGGTTGATTACAGCGATTCGCTCACAGAGAAACAGTGGCTAAAG GCTATTGAGGACGGGACTCTGGAGGAGATTGAGGAGGAGGTGCGACACAAGAAAACGGCTCGGAAGAGGAGGCGCGATCGAGATCCAGATGCCATTCCTTCCACTTCAGGTGCTCGTGGAGGGAGAGACAGAGATGACGACAGCAAAAGACAGAAAAAGCGAGGTCGTCCGCCATCCGAGAAGCTTTCGCCGAACCCTCCGTCACTCACCAAGAAGATGAAGAAGATTGTGGATGCTGTTATTAAATACAAGGAGAA TAACGGTCGTCAGTTGAGTGAGGTGTTCATCCAGCTGCCGTCGCGGAAGGAGCTGCCCGAGTACTACGAGCTGATCCGCAAACCTGTGGACTTCAGGAAGATCAAG gAGCGCATCCGGAGTCATCGGTACCGCAGCCTTAATGATCTGGAGAGAGACGTGATGCTGCTGTGTCAAAACGCACAAACCTTCAACCTCGAGGGCTCACTG ATCTACGAGGACTCTATCGTGCTGCAGTCGGTGTTCACCAGCCTGCGCCAGAAGATtgaaagagaggaagagagtGACGGAGAGGAGAGTGAGGAAGATGAAGAGGACGAAGGCTCTGATTCAGAGA CTCGGTCCGTGAAGGTGAAGATTAAACTGAGCCGCAAGGACAGAAGCGCAGAGCGCGGCAGAGGACGCAGGAGAACCGCGAGAACCCGTGCGAAACCCGTCGTTAGTGACGATGACACTGATGAGGAGCAGGAGGAG GATCGATCCAACAGCGCCAGCGAGGAGGAGCAGGGATGA